In Rhodococcus qingshengii JCM 15477, the sequence GTTCGCGTCATCGGTAATTTGCTGGGCGATCGGTTCACACCAAGGAAGGATCGTCTCGTCCGGATTCTCACCACCGCCAGCGTTCTTTCCTGCGCTGCCCGAGATGAAGACCTGCGGGGGACGCGTGCGCCTCACCAACTCCTGAAGCACGGTACCGAGCTCTGAATACTCATTGATCTCACAGACCTTGACTCCGCTCGATTCGAGATCACGCACACGCAACTCATGCAACCGAAGCTCATCCGTGTCGGTCGGTCGCTTCATCACGGTCATGTGTCGATCGGTGACGGCTGTCCCAAGCTGTCTCGCAAGACGCAGCAAAACTTCGACATTTGGATCAGTGAAACTAAAGCCTAGGAACAAGATGGTGCGGCTCAGGTAGGCCGCGCGGAGCAATGCCCAAGTGCGGGGATGTTTCTGCTCATACTGCTCGTAGTCACTACGTGTGATGACCGGCCTGGCCGCCCACACTGGCGGAGGTCCGTTTGAAATGCTGCCATGCATCTTCACGAGAGTTCTGCGAGCCGAACCAATCGACTGGATGTCCGAATCGGTGATCGCAACGGTTACATCCTGTCCCAGCGCAGACTCCAACAGTCGATCGTAATTCGTAGTCCAGATCTCCTGTATCGGAATCCGACCCACCAGCTGGTGTCCGTCAGTTGGAACACAGCCCTTCGACGCGATTTCGTCAAGAATGTGCTCTTCCAACGCTGCCCGACCCGCGTTTTTGGCGTCGTTTGCGATGTACTCTGCCAACAGAGGCAGGTCCTCCATCGATGGGATCTCACACTTGTCCTTCAACCCGAGAAGAAGACCTTTCCAGCCGGGCATCCCCGCATCCAACGACAGTCCAGCCCCTACGAACATGGCTCCGTTGCCGGCGAGTACAGCATCACCAAACGAATCAATTAGGTCGAACCTCTCCATGGGCATTTTGCAATTGTGAACGAAGGACTTACCCCCATTGCGAATGGGCCCACGAAATGGGTGTTGCACGGCGATCACCGTAACGGTGCATCGCCGAATCTCCACGTTGCGCGATGTGCTCCGCACCAGCAGGATCCCAAAGAGTTCGAAAGTTGCCGCTTGATCAAAGTGGCGGTAACCGCCGAATAGCTTTCACCCCTCAGCACGGATTGTAAAGCGTGCCTTCACATCATCCTTCGAACATCCCAGCATCCCCATTTGCAAAACCTCTTATGACTGCAAGTCGCTCTTTCTGCGTCAGCACTCCGGTGAACGGGTTGAGCGCCCGCAACTCTCGTCCAGACTCACTATCTGCGAGCGATGCCGACTCCATCCGAGCGAATGGGCCGCTGATCAACTCAGCCCACGTGTCCAGACAGCGTCCCATCGAAGGCCCATGCACAGCCGAGCGCATCCTGTCGGTGTTCCGATGCGCAATCTCCACGTAGGGGATGGAAGGGTCAGCCTTCAGCTTGGCGATCACCGCAGCGTGGAGTGCGCGCTGGACGGCGGCTTTTCGGCGCATGGCTATTGGGTTGTCTTCCGTTCATCTCAATCGTTTTGCATCCGGTAACCGAGTCCGAGAGCTCATCTACGACGACGGTGTGACCAGAATTCAAGTCAAGATACAGCCCTCGCAGCGTCACGAGCCCTCAGCAATCAGGGAATCGATTCGATACGAACACCCATACCCCGTCAGGTCCACTCTTGAAACACGACTTCCGATTTCCCGAGTTCGGTTGATAAAGAACGACTTTGGAGGATTACGCCAGCACATCGCATGAAGACCCCTTCCTTGTTCGCGGGCTCACAGCGCAAACCGAGTGGATGATCCACCGTGGGAACCCTCCCACAACTTGTCGATCTCGGAACCAGATGCTCATCGCACTCAATCGGGGGTCGTTGCAACACCTAGTGAGTTCATTGGCGTTGCAACGACCACGCTATGCCGTCGTCTGTATTCTCCGCAATCCTCTCTGTTTAGTTGGTCAATTAGTCACCTGCCACCTCAACCCTGAGTCCGTCGAGCTCCTCGGTAACTGCAATTTGGCAGGACAGTCGGCTAGTTGGGCGACGCTCCCCCGCGGCACAATCGAGCATGTCGTCTTCTTCCTGAGTCATCGATGGAAGCGAGGTGGCGGTCTCGGGATCGACGTAGACGTGACACGTTGCGCACATCGCATTTCCGCCGCATTCAGCGGTGATTCCGTCGACCCCTTCGGACACTGCAGCGAGCATGACAGTCGTGCCGACCTCTGCGTCGACCGCCCATTCGGAACCGGAGCAGGAGAATCTGATCTTGGGCACGGTGTTCACTTCACCCGGACGCGAACGGGCAACGTCTCGAGGCTGCGAATTAGGTTGTTCATGTGGCGTCGCGGCGTGCCGTTGGGTTCGATGCTGTGGACCTTTTTCGCGAGTTCGGTCCACAGCGCGGTCATCTCCATGTTCGAGAGAGCTTTGCCCATACAGGTGTGGGGGCCGTAGCCGAAGGCCAACGTGTCGCGCGGGTTGCGTCGGACATCAAATCGGTCCGGGTCAGGATAGTGGCGCTCATCCCGATTCGCCGCGGCATAGGAGTGCAAGACGCGGGATCCCTCCGGTATCAAGATGTCGTCAATTTCGACGTCGCGGGTGGTAACGCGCGTGAACCACTGTGCTACCGAGTCGATTCGGACACCCTCCAGCACGGCGCTGGGTATCAGCGACGGGTCATCGCGAACCATTGCCCACTGGTCTGGATTGTCGACGAACTGGCTCATGGTGTTCCCCAGAGAGCCGGCAGTGGTATCTAAGCCTGCCGTCATATAGGCCGCAATTGTGGCTTTCGCGTCGATATCGCTGATCTCCCCTCGTTTCACCGACTGCCAGGTGAGGTCTGCAACGCTGCCGGGCCGGGCATTCTCGGGCGTGACATTCTCCAGAGCCCAACCATAGAGCTTCTCCATGCTGGGTTGAGTCTGTGTGAAGGTCCCGTCCGGGCCCGCGCAGTTATAGGTGTCAGTTGCCCAATGCAACATGTCGTACCGAGTCTGGAGGTCGGGAGAGACGCCTAGTACCTGAAGAAATATGCGAATTGGCATCAGTTGCGCGAAATCGACCACCGCGTCGAACTCACCCTTTTCAATCACCTCGTCAACGAGTTCCGCAGCCGCCACTTCCACATCTTGACGGTATGCGTTGACCGCCTTCGGCCCAAGGGTCGACATCATCATTTGGCGCATAGGGAGGTGCTCAGCACCATCCTTGCATGGCGCGAAATCCCTCCATGCTTCGTTGAGGACGTTACTTATACCAATACCCTGAGCCGACGAGAATGTTTCCCAGTCACTGAGCATTCCCTTAACTTCGTCATATCGGGTTATCGCCCACATACCGTACTTCGTCATATAAGCAGCACGACCGACATCTCGCAGCTTTCGATAGTATTTGTAGGGTTCGTTCAACGATTCCGACGAAAAAAGATCGATGTCGGTGGAGTACTTTTCCTCGACTGCGGTTGTGGCTGCGGTTGTCATAACACTCTCCGTTGTTCCGTTTGAATTTCCATGAAATTTCCAGATTTCGTACCGAGTTTCGACTATCGGTTTACTACTGTCCGATCAACGAGATCCTTCAAGCTCGCTCCCGGGTAATTCTCAAATTCGCCTATATAGGCGCCACGCGAAAGTAGTTTTCGTGCGGAAATATGATCCGAACTTCGATTAACAGACTCGACACACCTCAGTTGGCCATCGCCCGAAAAGCGCAACACGGAGAACGAATCTTCGGCGATGGATCCGTGGCGAATTATCCGATCGGTGTCGGCACCGATGCCGACCATCTGGATCTTCATACCGAACTGATCGGTCCAAAACCACGGTACGGTGCTGTATACGGACTCGTCACGGGCGGCAATCCGGGCGGCGACATGACGTGCTTGATCGACCGCATTCTGCACCGATTCGAGACGCAAAATCTGCCCCGAAGCATGCGTGCAAGGGAAGGCGGCACAGTCGCCGATCGCGCTGATCCGGGGATCCGTGGTGCGCAGGTGCGCATTCACCAACACTCCGTTATGAACGGCGAGGCCGGCGTCTGCCGCAAGTTCGGTGTTCGGTAAAACCCCAATACCTGAGACCACAACGTCAGCCGGGATTGTTTCGCCGTTATCGAGTTTGACGGCAATGGCTTTCCCTTCCTTGCCCACGATCGCCGAAGCTGAAGCATTCAGTCTCACGACAGTCCCACGCTGTTGGTGGACACTGGTTACGAAGTTAGACACGTCAGGCGATACGACGCGGGACATCAAACGGGTGGTCGATTCGATAATAGTGACGCCGTGACCATTCTTGACCGCAGCGGCTGCTACCTCGGTCCCGATGAAGCCTCCACCGATTACGACAACACTGCGGGGTGACCTCAGCAATTCACGCAATATCCGCGCGTCCTGCAGTGTTCGGAGTTGTACGACTCCGTCGAGGTCATCACCTTCGATCGGTAGTCTCCGCACTCGTGCACCGGTAGCGATTACGACATGGGTGAAGTCAAGCCTCCGCCCCGAGCGCAGGAGCACCTTGGCAGCCTTTCGGTCAATTCGGATGGCGGGATCAGTGTCGTCGATGGTGATGCCCATCCGTTCGTATACGGAAGCGGCGCGAAGGGCCAGTGCCGAATCCGGACTGTCGATCGTGAGATAGGACTTCGATAGTGGGGGGCGCTGATACGGCAGCCCCGCCTCGTCGCCAATAAGAGTCACCGAACCCGTAAAACCATGCTCCCGCAACGAAACCGCGGCCTGTGCGCCAGCCTGCCCCGAACCGATGATGACAACTTGCTCGGGCATTTCAGCAGAGCTTCTTCGCAAGACCAGTTACGGCACCCTCGATTGCTCCCGAGACCATCTCGGCAAGCTCGGCGGGCTCGACGTCGGTGCTGTAAACGACAAGGGACTTGCCCTCGACCTCAATCACGTCGATCGTGCCAATGTGATGCTCAATCGGAAGATCACCGTCAATAATTCGATACTGAAAGCGGCGCAGATCCGCGTCGTTCGTGATGATCTCTTCAGTTAATCTGATGCCACCCCGCAGGGTTACCGTCCGATGATTATCATCCAGCATTGCAGATTCCTCGACGAGCGGGAACCATTCGTTAATCGTTCCCGCATCCGCGATCAATTTCCAGACATCGTCCACGGAACGGTCGACCGTAATCGATGATCGAATTGTAGCCATTTCTATTCTCCATTTCTATGTTCAACTAACGGAAGCAGATTTGGGCAAGGAGTACCGGCCCTGCCATTGCAGGTAGAACTCAATTTGACTTTCCCTGCTAATTACAGGCGCAAGGTCTCGGATGGCGAAACGCCGAACATTCTCTTGTAATGGGCGGCGAATCGACCGAGGTGACCGAAGCCCCATCGCATCGCCACCTCGGCGACCAGTGTGGTCGACGGATCACCGGCCAGCAGTTCGAGGTGAGCGTGACGCAACCTGGCTGCGCGAATGTACTCTGAAGGCGTAACCCCGAGGTGTTCAATAAAACCTCGCTGAATCGTACGCACACTCAGGCCTGTCCCTGCGGCTATGTCGGACAACAGAATTGGCTCACCGAGTCGATCCTCTATCCGGTCGCGGACAAGTTTGATTGACGCGGGCGTTGCTGCATCTGCCTCCGAATGCAGCTGGCCCGAGAACTGATGGCGCGCAGCAAGAAGGAACCCAGACATCAAACTGTGCGACAACGGCTCAGCAACGGCTGGGACCGATAGAAGTTCGTTGCAACCACTGTTCAACTGATGGCGGACGCCGGCTAGGAGATTCCACCACTGCTTGGCTAGTCCAGCCGAAAGGTCGAGTTCAGCGTCGAGTTCAATACCGAGCCGAACAGGTCGGCCGATCATCGCAGTGAGTGTTCGCTCCAACTCCGCACCATCGAATCGAACGGCAATCATGTGAAACGGGAGTTCAGAGGACAAAATCGCATTCGACCCCTCGCTGTACAGGGCAGCGCGCCGCGATGTCATGCGCAATTCGTCGTGCCCAGTTGTGCGGGAACTGATCTTTCCGTCGACCGGCACGTTGAGGTGGTAGCTGCCAGGGATATCCGGACACTCCATCGCAATCGCGCTGTTGTAATCGATCTCACCGACGAGGATCGATCCAAGTCGGTGCAACGTCAGTTTCCCTTGAAACCGTTCTTCGACTCGGGCTGCCGTCGTCCGATGAGGATAGAAGGCGGACCCCACAGCGGCCTCGGACTCCTCGACCAAATCGAACGACGTGGACTCTGACTGGAACAGAGTGGATGGCATCGAAGGATAAGTCATGGGTTGCACGTGTCTTCATTCCCTTCAATCCAAAGTCTGAGTACCGGGGTCGCCACAACCCCTCGCCACAGATCGTGATCCACACCACAATCTGCATCTAAGTGTGCAGGCCCGATGCCCTGTGCGTCTATCCACTACACGGCGGTCATTGATCCCCAATGCGCCAGTGCTTCACTTTGATCAAAGTCCCGCATGTTCCAGATGAGGCACTCCGCGCCTCGTAAACCACGAGGACAGAGTCCGCGTTCGCCCCTCATCGCCACTCCAACTACAACAGCAAGTGCGGGCGTTAGCCCGCGGTTTCGGTTCCCTCTCCCTCGACTAGCTCGAGGGCATGACGTTCGCTTCGCTCTCTATTAATCAGGGGCTCTCTAGTTGTATCGGCTCGTCTCTGTCCGGGGTAGACGAGTTGATCGGAGGACCGGAAGGGCGTCTGAACTAGGACATCTGAAAGCTCAAGCAGTTTCCCGTCGGTCGGGCATCGGCGCGGAATCCGGACAGGATTTCGTGCAGAGGTCCGACCGACGGAACAGCTCTTCGTCAGTACATCGATTGAGTGCTCATGAAGAGGTCATCCAACCTGCTGGATCTCCGCGACGTCCGTCTGAGCTTCTCATCGCGGCGCATCCCGGATCGGACTCCACACCGATCGGTGCTGTCATGGTGAGGTCCTTCTGCATGGAGCGACGCCCGGAATGAAGTCCGTCCGAATGAGGTCAACACAAAGATCGGATGATCCGCTGAGATCATCATGAGGTCATCTTGTCGGGCGCCTACAAGAACGGTCCACCGCCCTGAACTTGCGCTCGACGGAGACTGAATCTGACCCGAAACAGTTCCGTCGCAGATGATCTCAAAGACTCGATCGGCCGATCCGCTGAGATCATCATGAGGTCATTTTGGATGGCCGCTTCAGCGTCGGTCGCACTTCCGAAACGGAGTCCATTCTGCGATGGATGCAGTCCCGGAATCCTTCTATCCCAGATGATCTCAACGGCTCGAACGGTTGATGTGCGGAGATCGTCATGAGGTCATCTTGTCTGCGCAGATCCTGGGTCCTCGCGGATCGCGAACCGGTGCCATCACTGTGAGGGGAACCTGTACGGAGTCAACCGTTTCCAGATGATCTCCACGCGAGGTCAACAGATCAGTGTGAGTTCATCTTGCTGCGTCGTTCAATTCATGTTCGGAGATCTGCCAGCAGGGGTTGATCACCACGGATGTCTCCACGGAACCCGAGCCGGAAGGCGATCTCCTATCGGATCTCCTCTCGATGTCCCGAACCGCCGTCGGGGTCGCGATGAGGGAGGCTGGTCTCACTCCGTTGTGGGGATACCCGATCGGCCGTTCGATGATTCTGTCTCGCAGTCAGGTTGACAGATTCTCGAGGACGGGCAAGCCTGTTCATCTCATTGATCCTCTGCATCGGTCGTCGATCAGAGCAGACTGTTCTGCAGTGACGGCGTAATGATCGGGCAGGGCTTCACACAGAGCTGCAGGTATTCGTGGTGGTCATCGTGGAGGGATCCGATCCGGGCATTGGTGGGGTCACCTCGACGAGCTCATCCACCGTTGAAGCGACAGGACGACGACGGCGATGACCGGTCACGGATGACCGAACGGGCAGACGGAGCGAGGTCCATCGACGGCGGAAGTCCAGGCGGTTCAACGGTGGGACGCATCGATGTTCGGAGCGGGTACCGATCCGGGCAGCGAAGGCACATCGGAGCGGCAGCTTCGGTGGGCCTGAGGGCAGAGCCCAGCACGCAGTGCTGGGCGATATGAGTATGTGGAGAAGAGAGTGTCTAAGCTCGAACAGCGTTTCGGGGGCGAAAAGATATCTTTCGCTCGATTTAACGGTAGTTTTTCGGCGCAGTCGGATCGAATATGCTGCATGAGTTAACTTTTCGCCGTTTTTGACCGAATGAATCCACGGCAGGATCCCGGCTTGCCGTCTCGGACAGACTCATACTTGACAGGTATCCCCCGATATTCTGACTGGCCGAGTATCGGGGGATCCCTGTCAGAGAACGACAGCTGCGGTGAGACTAGCGGCTGCGCGAGGAGTGCCTTTCGATCTCCGCGGTATAGGCCCTCACAAGGTCACTGCTCGCTTCGTGTGAGTCGCTCACTGATCTGGTCATCTCGGCAGTCGCGTCCGCTATCTGACCTGCGAAAGCCTGTTGATCTGCCGACACACGTTCATGCGACTCCCCGATCAGTCGATTCGTCTCAGCCTGAGCATTTCCCAAGCTACGAGCTGTCCCGCTGACCGACTCCATACCCTCGGTCAGACTTCGTTGAGTCTCCTCGATGATCCGTGCGACATCTGCCATCGCATTCGACTGTGCTGCTAGCTCCCGGCCCACTACATTGCGGTCGGCAAAGAGATCATTCAGATTCAGATTGCTCGGATCGAACGTCTCTGACATGGCCCTACTCGCGGATCGGAGTTCCGCCATAGCGTCCGCCTGGGTCGCCAACATAGTGGTGATCTCAGGTGACATGATCGCGACTGAACCGTCCCGTTCGAGGGGTGCGGAAGTAGTCCGACCGCTACTACTTGCCGCCAACTCCTCCACGCGAAGTGCGTCGTTGACCTCATCGGGTGCAAGTCGGCTCTCGCCTTTCGCGGAACTTGCGCCTGTCCGTTTTGCAACCTTGCTGTCGCTGTCCGACGGGTCCACCGAAGGAAGCCCGGCCGAGGCTTTGGATTCGGCTGATAGGTCGGGCCGGTCCACCATCGAGTCGACCAGATCGTCCTTCCTGCTCCGCGCCTCGCCGTCCGTCGACCCGCGCAGTGGAGACTCCACGCCGGTTGCGAGGTAGCGAAGGCCATCTCTCGCCGACGCAAGCCCTAACGCGACTTTGGGTTTGCTCTCCGTGTACTTCCCCTTGGTCCAGCCCGCTCCGTTCGCGAGACCGGCGACCCCGTTGAGGAGAGGATTCGCGTATCCGTTTTCCAAAGCCTTGGCATTCCACTTCGTCGCAGACTGACTTGTCTTGGAACCCGCCATCAGGTTGGACATGTCGTCGTTCTTGTGGTCATCCTGGCCTGCAAGTTTGTCCTCGTCAGTCGTGACATTCCTGGTGCCATCCGAACCAGTGCCGCCCCAGAAACTCGCATCGAACAGCGAATGTGTGGGAAGTCCCATTGCACCGAGTATCGGCGATCCTGCAGCACCACCGATCTTGATCGCAGTCGATTTGAAGTCACCGATGTCCATCTGGGCGAAACGACTCAGCCCCGACTTCATGACGAAGAAGACCGCGATACAGGCAAATCCTGAAAGGATCGCTCCTGCTTCGGTATCCAAGCTTCTCACCGGCAAGAGTGCTGTAACGAACCGAAGCGCTGCGAACAGAATCTCGAATGCAATCCCGACCATGTAGACCACAAGCAGCGACGACAGGAATGTCTTCGCCAGTGTCATGAAGATGTGCTTCATCCTCGCGCCAGGAAAGACCAGCAATACTGGAATGAGCGGCAGCACCAGCAGGATCAGTACTCCG encodes:
- a CDS encoding SIR2 family protein, which encodes MPMERFDLIDSFGDAVLAGNGAMFVGAGLSLDAGMPGWKGLLLGLKDKCEIPSMEDLPLLAEYIANDAKNAGRAALEEHILDEIASKGCVPTDGHQLVGRIPIQEIWTTNYDRLLESALGQDVTVAITDSDIQSIGSARRTLVKMHGSISNGPPPVWAARPVITRSDYEQYEQKHPRTWALLRAAYLSRTILFLGFSFTDPNVEVLLRLARQLGTAVTDRHMTVMKRPTDTDELRLHELRVRDLESSGVKVCEINEYSELGTVLQELVRRTRPPQVFISGSAGKNAGGGENPDETILPWCEPIAQQITDDANWLLTSLGGPAGWQITRDVARARRAEDTYDPHLLTFHFRSKQEPPPRMDERIGTAVYTSLEREQLVGGLLDDCRALVAVCGGRRTAEEIRWARERGVGVIPVAASGGAARAYWEEVGTQPPDLGGRPTDLDVWRRLGDGNYVVAARAAYTLLKQAMYQR
- a CDS encoding 2Fe-2S iron-sulfur cluster-binding protein — translated: MPKIRFSCSGSEWAVDAEVGTTVMLAAVSEGVDGITAECGGNAMCATCHVYVDPETATSLPSMTQEEDDMLDCAAGERRPTSRLSCQIAVTEELDGLRVEVAGD
- a CDS encoding cytochrome P450; translated protein: MTTAATTAVEEKYSTDIDLFSSESLNEPYKYYRKLRDVGRAAYMTKYGMWAITRYDEVKGMLSDWETFSSAQGIGISNVLNEAWRDFAPCKDGAEHLPMRQMMMSTLGPKAVNAYRQDVEVAAAELVDEVIEKGEFDAVVDFAQLMPIRIFLQVLGVSPDLQTRYDMLHWATDTYNCAGPDGTFTQTQPSMEKLYGWALENVTPENARPGSVADLTWQSVKRGEISDIDAKATIAAYMTAGLDTTAGSLGNTMSQFVDNPDQWAMVRDDPSLIPSAVLEGVRIDSVAQWFTRVTTRDVEIDDILIPEGSRVLHSYAAANRDERHYPDPDRFDVRRNPRDTLAFGYGPHTCMGKALSNMEMTALWTELAKKVHSIEPNGTPRRHMNNLIRSLETLPVRVRVK
- a CDS encoding NAD(P)/FAD-dependent oxidoreductase, with amino-acid sequence MPEQVVIIGSGQAGAQAAVSLREHGFTGSVTLIGDEAGLPYQRPPLSKSYLTIDSPDSALALRAASVYERMGITIDDTDPAIRIDRKAAKVLLRSGRRLDFTHVVIATGARVRRLPIEGDDLDGVVQLRTLQDARILRELLRSPRSVVVIGGGFIGTEVAAAAVKNGHGVTIIESTTRLMSRVVSPDVSNFVTSVHQQRGTVVRLNASASAIVGKEGKAIAVKLDNGETIPADVVVSGIGVLPNTELAADAGLAVHNGVLVNAHLRTTDPRISAIGDCAAFPCTHASGQILRLESVQNAVDQARHVAARIAARDESVYSTVPWFWTDQFGMKIQMVGIGADTDRIIRHGSIAEDSFSVLRFSGDGQLRCVESVNRSSDHISARKLLSRGAYIGEFENYPGASLKDLVDRTVVNR
- a CDS encoding SRPBCC family protein; its protein translation is MATIRSSITVDRSVDDVWKLIADAGTINEWFPLVEESAMLDDNHRTVTLRGGIRLTEEIITNDADLRRFQYRIIDGDLPIEHHIGTIDVIEVEGKSLVVYSTDVEPAELAEMVSGAIEGAVTGLAKKLC
- a CDS encoding helix-turn-helix transcriptional regulator; the encoded protein is MPSTLFQSESTSFDLVEESEAAVGSAFYPHRTTAARVEERFQGKLTLHRLGSILVGEIDYNSAIAMECPDIPGSYHLNVPVDGKISSRTTGHDELRMTSRRAALYSEGSNAILSSELPFHMIAVRFDGAELERTLTAMIGRPVRLGIELDAELDLSAGLAKQWWNLLAGVRHQLNSGCNELLSVPAVAEPLSHSLMSGFLLAARHQFSGQLHSEADAATPASIKLVRDRIEDRLGEPILLSDIAAGTGLSVRTIQRGFIEHLGVTPSEYIRAARLRHAHLELLAGDPSTTLVAEVAMRWGFGHLGRFAAHYKRMFGVSPSETLRL